One window of the Ignavibacteriota bacterium genome contains the following:
- a CDS encoding SBBP repeat-containing protein, whose amino-acid sequence MRTLPALSRVFVVILTISGLQAADAAQEPGKTASQNITFIKNDGQLVDSKGRVRPDLLYTADAGGARLYFQRDRVSIVFTRASVAAHPAQAGMPHGETDEELRTYRMDLRFDAANPSPHVRAEDPAPGLRNYYAAHCPAGVLGVKQYRTIRYENLWRGIDAVFMERDGRLKYEFVVSPGANPSDIRLRYEGADAVALTAAGGLEVLSPLGGIHEDAPVSWLLAADGGRVPVASAFRLEGDALGFRVASYDAAATLVIDPWATYFGGAGSERGAAVAVDAQGNILLAGASNGADFPVNNAQQTVNGGSYDATVTKFTSGGTMIWSTYYGGTGIENGYAIAVDGSGNVALAGRTYSANFPTQNAQQSSMGGTGDAYVVKFNDAGVRLWATFLGGSGGEEGFGVGMDGSGNVYTGGRTYSADFPTLNAFQPAQASGSADVFVSRFSASGVLQWSTYYGGTSDDYGWGLTLDGSANVIVAGQTKSSSFPVAGGFQGSFGGGNGDGFVVKFNSNGGREWASFYGGSDFDECNRVAVDGSGNIALVGMTRSANFPVANAQQNTLAGSSDATVVYMSPTGTRMWATYCGGPGSNDEDYGTGVVFDANGNVVITAGTTSTGFPVLNPQQASNAGATDAALVKYNASGTRQWGTYYGGSADEYAGSPAITTGNTIVVPGYTYSTDLYVPGASQAANAGNADAFIATFLSTGSLPVEFVAFTGELREGRVELRFRTASETNNAGFEIERRIGDDEGNPWTSVGFVSARAPQGGGAEYEFVDHFVDRVVIPIAVSYRILQRDVDGTTLVSTVLRLSIAETEGNTRLDAYPSPVRDVLTLAWSGMPADAADVRIYDIHGQELRRVSVISSAGRGSAVLGIGDLRSGRYFARLATGAHVSFHVVH is encoded by the coding sequence ATGCGCACACTTCCGGCCCTCTCACGCGTGTTCGTTGTCATATTGACCATCTCCGGATTGCAAGCCGCGGACGCGGCTCAGGAACCGGGAAAAACCGCGTCCCAGAATATCACCTTCATCAAGAACGACGGTCAGCTCGTCGACAGCAAGGGGCGCGTGCGTCCGGACCTGCTCTACACCGCCGACGCGGGAGGCGCGCGCCTCTATTTTCAGCGCGACCGCGTGAGCATCGTCTTCACGCGGGCAAGCGTCGCTGCGCATCCAGCGCAAGCGGGCATGCCGCATGGTGAGACGGACGAGGAACTGCGCACGTACAGGATGGACCTCCGCTTCGACGCGGCGAATCCCTCGCCGCACGTGCGCGCCGAGGACCCCGCTCCCGGCCTGCGCAACTACTACGCTGCGCATTGCCCCGCGGGCGTGCTCGGGGTGAAACAATATCGGACCATCCGGTATGAAAATCTCTGGCGCGGCATCGATGCGGTGTTTATGGAACGGGACGGCCGATTAAAATACGAATTCGTCGTGTCCCCCGGCGCGAATCCCTCCGACATCCGCCTTCGCTACGAAGGGGCGGACGCTGTCGCCCTTACCGCGGCGGGTGGTCTCGAGGTCCTCTCGCCATTAGGAGGCATACACGAGGACGCGCCTGTCAGTTGGCTCCTTGCCGCCGACGGCGGCAGAGTGCCGGTTGCCTCCGCCTTTCGTCTCGAAGGGGATGCCTTGGGCTTTCGTGTCGCGTCGTACGACGCGGCCGCCACGCTGGTCATCGATCCCTGGGCGACGTACTTCGGTGGCGCGGGATCGGAGCGCGGTGCCGCCGTGGCGGTGGATGCGCAAGGGAACATTCTGCTTGCGGGCGCATCAAACGGCGCCGACTTCCCGGTGAACAATGCGCAGCAGACGGTGAACGGCGGCAGCTATGATGCGACGGTGACGAAGTTCACATCGGGCGGCACGATGATATGGTCCACCTACTACGGCGGCACGGGGATCGAAAACGGATACGCGATCGCCGTTGACGGCAGCGGCAATGTTGCTCTAGCGGGACGCACATACAGCGCAAACTTCCCGACGCAGAACGCGCAGCAGTCGAGCATGGGCGGGACGGGAGACGCGTATGTGGTGAAGTTCAACGATGCCGGAGTGCGGCTCTGGGCCACCTTTCTCGGCGGCAGCGGCGGTGAGGAGGGCTTCGGTGTGGGCATGGACGGAAGCGGCAATGTGTACACGGGCGGGAGAACATACAGCGCAGATTTCCCGACGCTGAACGCGTTTCAACCCGCGCAGGCAAGCGGTTCCGCCGATGTGTTTGTGAGCAGATTCAGTGCCTCCGGCGTCCTCCAGTGGAGCACGTACTATGGCGGCACGAGTGATGATTATGGATGGGGTTTGACGCTCGACGGCAGCGCAAACGTGATCGTGGCGGGACAGACCAAGAGCAGTTCCTTCCCGGTGGCTGGCGGATTCCAGGGATCTTTCGGCGGAGGGAATGGAGATGGGTTTGTTGTCAAGTTCAATTCGAACGGCGGACGCGAGTGGGCCTCGTTTTACGGCGGCAGCGATTTTGACGAATGTAATCGCGTGGCCGTCGACGGCAGCGGCAACATCGCGCTGGTCGGTATGACACGCAGCGCGAATTTCCCTGTTGCCAATGCACAACAGAACACACTTGCGGGATCGTCGGATGCAACCGTTGTGTACATGTCGCCGACGGGTACGCGGATGTGGGCAACCTACTGCGGCGGACCCGGCAGCAACGATGAAGACTACGGTACAGGCGTGGTATTCGATGCGAATGGGAACGTCGTCATCACGGCGGGAACCACCAGTACCGGCTTCCCCGTGCTCAATCCACAGCAGGCGTCCAATGCAGGCGCCACCGATGCCGCACTCGTGAAATACAACGCGAGCGGCACCCGGCAGTGGGGCACCTATTACGGTGGATCGGCGGACGAGTACGCCGGCTCACCCGCGATTACCACGGGAAATACCATCGTTGTGCCCGGATATACATACAGCACGGATCTGTACGTGCCAGGCGCGAGTCAGGCCGCCAATGCGGGCAACGCGGACGCGTTTATCGCCACGTTCCTCTCGACGGGTTCGCTGCCTGTCGAATTTGTCGCGTTCACGGGCGAATTGCGCGAGGGCCGCGTGGAGCTGCGCTTCCGTACCGCATCCGAGACGAACAATGCGGGCTTCGAGATCGAGCGCCGTATCGGTGATGATGAAGGAAACCCGTGGACCTCCGTCGGCTTTGTGTCTGCGCGCGCGCCGCAGGGCGGTGGCGCCGAATACGAATTCGTGGATCATTTCGTGGATCGCGTTGTTATTCCCATCGCCGTTTCGTACCGCATCCTGCAACGCGATGTTGACGGGACCACCCTCGTTTCAACGGTGCTGCGTCTCTCTATCGCTGAGACCGAAGGAAACACGCGGCTCGACGCGTATCCCTCGCCTGTGCGCGATGTGCTGACACTCGCATGGTCGGGAATGCCTGCCGATGCGGCGGATGTTCGAATCTACGATATACACGGCCAGGAACTGCGCCGCGTGTCCGTGATTTCGTCCGCCGGACGCGGTTCGGCTGTCCTGGGTATCGGAGATCTTCGTTCCGGCCGATATTTCGCGCGTCTCGCGACAGGTGCACACGTGTCATTCCATGTTGTGCATTGA
- a CDS encoding Nramp family divalent metal transporter: MSRTQVSLSEVHRSVHIPKGVSIWRRMFAFLGPAYLISVGYMDPGNWATDIEGGARFGYTLLWVLLMSNAMAVLLQTLSARLGIVAGRDLAQACRDNYPRPVTFALWVFTEIAIAATDLAEVLGTAIGLNLLFGIPMIWGVLITGVDTMLFLAIQNMGMRKFEAFILSLVTVIGLCFIFELFLSKPDLAGIAGGFVPRLPDGALYVAIGIIGATVMPHNLYLHSALVQTRSFDASDEGKRQACRFNLIDSSVALNAAFFVNGAILVLAAAAFHRNGMAVTELQQAHHLLSPLLGTTLAGTAFALALLAAGQSSTITGTLAGQIVMEGYLHFKIRPFLRRLFTRLLAIVPAVIVISSSGEGGTYRLLILSQVILSLQLPFAVIPLIHFTSSGRIMGAFANKLWVRLLAWLVAAIVVSLNIKLVAATVSEWISGSGSPILLGSILAPVLGLVAALLLYVTLQPMLPGAVTDRLPGWKSLRHLLLADDETLRFEVPKYRRIGVAVDMSDDDQKVLGHAFSLARHHDARLVLFHVVEGAGGTVFGHEAFDTEAREDAAYLATLAGALAGRGVDADTALGFGNVPKEIVRLARLHEIDVLVMGGHGHRAAADFLLGSTIEPVRHELEIPVVIVR, translated from the coding sequence GTGTCGCGGACCCAGGTATCACTGTCCGAAGTACACCGCTCCGTGCACATCCCGAAAGGTGTGAGCATCTGGCGTCGCATGTTCGCGTTTCTCGGCCCGGCCTACCTGATCAGTGTCGGGTACATGGATCCGGGCAACTGGGCAACCGACATCGAGGGGGGAGCGCGTTTCGGTTACACGCTGTTGTGGGTGCTTCTGATGTCGAATGCCATGGCAGTGCTGCTGCAGACGCTCTCCGCGCGGCTCGGCATTGTGGCGGGGCGTGATCTGGCGCAGGCATGCCGCGACAATTATCCGCGCCCCGTCACCTTCGCGCTCTGGGTCTTTACCGAGATCGCCATCGCCGCCACCGATCTCGCCGAAGTGCTGGGCACGGCCATCGGCCTCAACCTGCTGTTCGGTATCCCCATGATTTGGGGCGTGCTCATCACGGGCGTCGACACGATGCTCTTTCTCGCGATACAGAACATGGGGATGCGCAAATTCGAGGCGTTTATCCTTTCGTTGGTGACGGTCATCGGACTCTGTTTCATCTTCGAACTTTTTCTTTCGAAGCCCGATCTCGCGGGCATCGCGGGCGGATTTGTTCCGCGCCTGCCGGACGGCGCGCTCTATGTGGCGATCGGCATCATCGGCGCCACGGTCATGCCGCACAATCTGTACCTTCACTCGGCGCTGGTTCAGACACGCAGCTTCGACGCGTCCGACGAAGGCAAACGACAGGCCTGCCGCTTCAATCTCATCGATTCCTCCGTCGCGCTCAACGCCGCCTTCTTTGTGAACGGCGCCATTCTTGTGCTGGCTGCGGCCGCGTTCCACCGGAACGGCATGGCCGTGACGGAACTGCAGCAGGCGCATCATCTGCTCTCGCCGCTGCTCGGCACCACGCTCGCAGGAACGGCCTTTGCGCTCGCGCTGCTCGCGGCCGGACAGTCGTCGACCATCACGGGAACTCTCGCGGGACAGATTGTGATGGAAGGATATCTGCATTTCAAGATACGTCCCTTCCTGCGGCGTCTCTTCACGCGGCTTCTCGCCATCGTGCCCGCCGTCATCGTCATCAGTTCCTCCGGCGAAGGCGGCACGTACCGGCTGCTCATTCTCAGCCAGGTGATACTCAGTCTGCAGCTTCCGTTTGCCGTGATCCCGCTCATTCATTTCACGAGCAGCGGTCGCATCATGGGCGCGTTCGCGAACAAGCTCTGGGTGCGCCTGCTCGCCTGGCTCGTCGCCGCAATCGTGGTGTCGCTCAACATCAAGCTCGTGGCAGCCACGGTGTCGGAGTGGATATCCGGATCCGGTTCTCCGATTTTGCTCGGCTCCATTCTCGCGCCCGTGCTCGGACTTGTCGCCGCCCTGCTCCTGTACGTCACCCTGCAGCCGATGCTGCCGGGCGCCGTCACCGACCGCCTCCCCGGCTGGAAATCGCTGCGCCACCTCCTGCTCGCCGACGATGAAACGCTGCGTTTCGAGGTGCCGAAATACCGGCGCATCGGCGTGGCCGTCGACATGAGCGACGACGACCAGAAGGTGCTCGGGCACGCCTTCTCGCTCGCGCGCCATCACGACGCGCGCCTCGTGCTCTTCCACGTGGTCGAAGGCGCGGGCGGCACGGTGTTCGGACACGAGGCCTTCGACACCGAGGCGCGCGAGGACGCGGCCTACCTCGCCACACTCGCCGGAGCGCTCGCGGGCCGCGGCGTCGACGCCGACACCGCTCTCGGCTTCGGCAATGTGCCCAAGGAAATCGTACGCCTCGCACGCCTGCACGAGATCGACGTTCTTGTCATGGGCGGACACGGACACCGCGCGGCGGCGGACTTCCTCCTCGGCAGCACCATCGAGCCCGTCAGGCACGAACTCGAAATCCCCGTTGTAATCGTGCGCTGA
- a CDS encoding sensor histidine kinase: MAPCGLGQTPQPVGDSVRPAASDAEYRRKIMSLLEQNAQLKADKHAMDEERRLLIIAGVLMMCIAGFIAFRALQGRRRESRLRVEAAEAERLRNTAASAEREQEIQQMFTEQLILSQEQERARIAHDLHDGLSQGLLVIRNRALTGLRGALEVDALAAHLSAISDLAAQAVDDVRAISRDLRPSQLDRLGLSETLRAMLTTVAEASETRFTFDVADIDGLVAREHEINVFRVVQEGVNNMLKHARAREALVMVSCTDDCLRITLEDDGLGFNSTARNGRGAGFGLHGMHERVRMLGGDIDISTIPGGGGTAIHIVIPVETATYRKAESAA; encoded by the coding sequence ATGGCTCCGTGCGGCCTTGGCCAGACCCCGCAACCCGTGGGCGACAGCGTTCGTCCAGCCGCCTCCGACGCGGAGTACAGGCGCAAGATCATGTCGTTGCTGGAGCAGAACGCGCAGTTAAAAGCGGACAAACATGCGATGGACGAGGAGCGGCGTCTGCTCATCATTGCCGGAGTGCTGATGATGTGTATCGCCGGATTCATCGCGTTCCGCGCCCTGCAGGGCCGGAGGCGCGAGTCCCGACTGCGTGTGGAGGCGGCGGAAGCCGAACGGCTGCGAAACACAGCCGCGAGCGCCGAGCGTGAACAGGAAATCCAGCAGATGTTTACTGAGCAACTCATCCTGTCGCAGGAGCAGGAACGCGCGCGTATCGCGCACGATCTGCATGACGGCCTGAGCCAGGGCTTGCTGGTGATTCGGAACCGCGCGTTGACAGGGCTGCGCGGCGCACTCGAGGTTGATGCACTTGCCGCGCACCTCAGCGCTATCTCCGACCTCGCCGCGCAGGCGGTGGATGATGTGCGCGCCATCTCGCGCGACCTGCGCCCCTCGCAGCTCGACCGCCTCGGTCTCAGCGAGACGTTGCGCGCCATGCTCACCACGGTGGCCGAGGCCTCCGAAACGCGTTTCACCTTCGACGTGGCCGATATCGACGGACTTGTTGCGCGGGAGCACGAAATCAACGTGTTCCGCGTCGTGCAGGAGGGCGTCAACAACATGCTGAAACATGCACGCGCTCGCGAGGCGCTGGTGATGGTGTCGTGTACGGACGACTGCCTGCGTATCACGCTCGAGGACGACGGGCTGGGATTCAACTCGACGGCACGAAACGGCCGCGGAGCGGGCTTCGGCCTCCATGGCATGCATGAGCGCGTGCGTATGCTCGGCGGCGACATCGACATTTCCACCATACCCGGCGGCGGCGGCACGGCCATACACATTGTAATCCCCGTCGAGACGGCGACGTACAGAAAGGCGGAGTCCGCCGCATGA
- a CDS encoding response regulator transcription factor, with translation MSNAEPIHILVADDHPIFRRGLRDVIEEDGRYHVVAECGDGQQAVFEAQRLCPAIAVLDLEMPRLDGLEAGRMLRELPAPPKLIYLTMHDTAAIFKRAFDIGACGYILKDGAADEIVTALDEVTDGRVFVSPALSERLVAPRKRSADDAESSPLAISTLTKAERRVLHLIAENRTSDEIATMLNISPRTVEGHRSNITRKLNLSGSYALVRFALLHRDKL, from the coding sequence ATGAGCAACGCAGAACCCATCCACATTCTCGTCGCCGACGACCACCCCATCTTCCGGCGCGGCCTGCGTGATGTCATCGAGGAAGACGGCCGCTACCACGTCGTGGCTGAATGCGGGGACGGACAGCAGGCCGTGTTCGAGGCCCAACGCCTGTGTCCGGCCATCGCCGTGCTCGACCTCGAAATGCCGCGTCTCGACGGCTTGGAAGCGGGCCGCATGTTGCGCGAACTCCCCGCGCCGCCCAAGCTCATCTATCTCACCATGCACGACACGGCCGCAATTTTCAAGCGCGCCTTCGACATCGGCGCCTGCGGGTACATCCTCAAGGACGGTGCCGCAGATGAAATTGTCACCGCGCTCGACGAAGTGACGGATGGCCGCGTGTTTGTGAGTCCCGCGCTCTCCGAACGTCTTGTGGCACCACGCAAGAGATCCGCCGACGATGCCGAGAGTTCGCCGCTCGCCATCTCCACACTGACGAAGGCCGAGCGACGCGTATTACATCTCATCGCCGAAAATCGCACCTCCGATGAGATCGCGACGATGCTCAACATCAGTCCGCGCACCGTCGAGGGGCATCGGTCCAACATCACGCGCAAACTCAATCTTTCCGGCTCCTACGCGCTCGTGCGATTTGCGCTGCTGCACCGCGACAAGCTCTGA